The genomic window TCGATCAAAACAATCTCAGTAACCGGGTCGAGGGATATGAGTGGGAGTTCAATCTGGTCGAGGATAAAGCGATGAACGCATTCGCCATGCCGGGGGGGAAGGTGGTCGTCTTCACTGGAATCCTGCCCGTCGCGCAGAGCGAAACGGGACTTGCGGTGGTGATGGGGCATGAAATCGCTCATGTCATTGCCGCCCACGGCAATGAGCGGATGAGTCAGGGACTCCTCGCGCAGATGGGCGGAATGGCTTTGAGTATCGCCCTTGCGGAGAAGCCTGCTCAGACTCAGCAGCTTTTCATGGCGGCATTCGGAATCGGCGCCCAGGTGGGCTTTCTGCTACCATACAGCAGGATTCAGGAGTCCGAAGCCGACCACCTGGGTCTGATTTTCATGGCCATGGCTGGATACGATCCACACGCTTCGGTGGACTTCTGGCAGAGAATGAGTGGGGCTCAGGAAGGGGGAAAACCTCCCGAATTCCTGAGTACCCACCCCTCCGACAGGACCCGGATCGAGAATCTGAGGAAACTCATCCCGGAAGCCATGGATTACTACACTGCTGCATCGCACCAATAGGATCATGGGCGTGTTGTGATCCCCAAGAGCAACATCCTATGCGGAGTGATCGATAGGGTGAGACAAACAACTATGTGGAGATTCACTCATGGGGGAATCGAAGCAGATCGAAATCGAGAAGTTGGATGACTGGCGATGGAGAATACCGCCTTCGGGAGATATGCGGGTGGAAGGCAGGATCTATGCCGATGAAAAGATGATGGCGGATATCCGAAGCGACCAGTCGCTGCAGCAAGTCGTCAACGTAGCCACTCTTCCGGGCATTGTCGGCCGATCCATGGCCATGCCGGACGTCCACTGGGGGTATGGGTTTCCCATCGGCGGGGTGGCGGCGTTCGATCTTGGATCAGGAGTGGTATCCCCCGGAGGCGTGGGATACGACATCAACTGAGGGGTGCGTCTGCTGCGCTCAGGTCTGAGTCGCAAGGAAGTTCAAGAGCACTCGCAGGAACTGGCGGAGGCATTGTTCCGCAACATCCCGGCCGGTGTCGGATCCCGGAGAAAAGATCTGAAGCTGAACCGCAAGGAACTGAATCGCGTGCTGGCCACCGGTGTCGCATGGACCTTGGAAAACGGATACGGGACGGCTGAAGATCAGTCATACATCGAGGCGCATGGCTGCATTCCGAATGCCGATCCGGACAAGATCAGCGATCGCGCGCTGGAGCGGGGCAGCGCCCAACTGGGCACCCTGGGATCCGGCAATCACTTCGTCGAGGTGGGTTTTGTCGAAGAAATCTACGATTCCAAAGCCGCCTCGGTCATGGGGCTGGAAAAAGATCGGGCAACCGTTCTCATTCATACCGGCTCCAGGGGTTTGGGTCATCAGGTATGCGATGACTTCCTTTCCATCATGCTCAAGGCGGCCAAGCGATACGGCATCGATTTGCCGGATCGTCAGCTATGTTGCGCCCCCGTGGATTCAAAAGAAGGAAAAGATTACCTTGGAGCCATGGCCGGAGCGGCCAATTTCGCCTTCGTCAATCGACAGATGATCATGCATTGGACTCGGGAGACCTTCGAGCAGGTATTTCAACAAAAGGCGGACGTTCTTGAATTGGAGTTGGTCTATGACGTCTGCCACAACATGGCCAAGATCGAGACTCATCGAATCGAAGGCAAAGATAGGACCCTTTGCGTCCACCGGAAGGGGGCCACTCGGGCTTTCCCGCCCGGGCATCCCGATATTCCCGGGAGGTACCATTCCATTGGCCAGCCGGTACTGGTTCCCGGAGACATGGGCCGCTACTCTTTCGTGCTGGTAGGAACCGTGGCCGGGTATGGGGAAACTTACGGTTCCGCATGTCATGGCGCGGGTCGGGTGCTGAGCCGCCATCAGGCCATAAAGACCGCTAAGGGTAGAGCCATTGCCCGAGAGTTGGCGGACAGGGGAATCGTTGTCAAATGCGCCAGTACCCGTACGTTGGCTGAAGAAATACCGGAGGCCTATAAGGATGTCGATAATGTCGTCAATGTCCTCCATGAAGCTGGAATTAGCAAGAAAGTGGCCAAACTCGCCCCTATAGCCGTGATCAAAGGATAGACATGGAAAGATTTCGCTTTATCGACCATACAGGCGATCTCGGCGTCGAAGTTTTTGGGGACAGTCTGTCTGCCCTTTTTCAACACGCCGGGGAAGCATTTACCGAGATTATCACCGATGCGGAAACGATCGTCACCCGGGAATCCATACCTATCTCCCTGAAGGCCGAGCAGATCGAAGATCTGCTGGTCCGTTGGCTCAATGAATTTGTGTTCCTATTCGACACAAAGGGGCTGTTATTCAAGGTCTTCGATATCGCTTCCATCGATGACCGCCACATCGAGGCGACGGTTCAGGGCGAACCATACGACGATGCCCGCCATCCCTTCAGGACAACCGTCAAGAGCGCGACATATCACCAACTCGAAGTGGTTCGGGAGGGAGAATTCTGGAAGGCCCGAATTATTCTCGATCTTTAAGCCGCGGAGTAGAAATCGGTAAGAACACGAAAACCTCGATATCAACGAATCTCTTTAAAAAGAGCGGTCGAGGTCTGGTCTCCGGCCGTGTCGCGGCGGCGACACGAAGGGCAGAGGGATGTGCGGGCATGCTGGTCGTCGGGTGTCATTTGGTGGAGGCGCGTCTGCATGCGAGGT from Deltaproteobacteria bacterium includes these protein-coding regions:
- a CDS encoding M48 family metallopeptidase, with protein sequence MKAFGCGYGSRRLIHIIFASILLMTAFSCQTVPVTERQQLHLLPEGQILEMSLSSYQQFLSEHKVVHGTPQARMVADVGGRIRNAVDRYLDQNNLSNRVEGYEWEFNLVEDKAMNAFAMPGGKVVVFTGILPVAQSETGLAVVMGHEIAHVIAAHGNERMSQGLLAQMGGMALSIALAEKPAQTQQLFMAAFGIGAQVGFLLPYSRIQESEADHLGLIFMAMAGYDPHASVDFWQRMSGAQEGGKPPEFLSTHPSDRTRIENLRKLIPEAMDYYTAASHQ
- a CDS encoding archease; this encodes MERFRFIDHTGDLGVEVFGDSLSALFQHAGEAFTEIITDAETIVTRESIPISLKAEQIEDLLVRWLNEFVFLFDTKGLLFKVFDIASIDDRHIEATVQGEPYDDARHPFRTTVKSATYHQLEVVREGEFWKARIILDL